GACAAGCCACAAGAGAATCGCACAGACAACAGGGATACGTGAGACCCGGGAGACAAAGTGACTGGAGAGGAAAGTATTATAAGGTCAGAAATCAAGGGTTACCAAAATAAGATGAACATGGTGTCGTGTCTGCTGGGGCTGCTGCTTGTCGTCTCAGTCTCAGTAAAAGATGCTAAAAGTGAAAGTAAGTAACGATCGATCACATTTTCTTGCATGTACAACGAGGCTTTTCACACCTAGATTTACATTGTATCAATCAGCCCTATTGCTACCCTAGGTTGTTGGTTGTACAGACCACAAAATCACAATCAAACTTCCAGTTTGAAATATCTGACACCTAGTCGAGTTTGTATGAATCAATGCCACATATTATTGCGATTTTCTCTAGACACCcctttgctgcagaaaaaagtTATGGTTGAATTATTTGTCCTTTTCCACCATGGGACtgtatatttcttctttttccatcCAAGAAAGTAACCCTAAGGCCCATCCAACTTGTAAATTATGGTCTAGAGTTTGGAGAAGCAAAACCCTTGAACAACTGTTGTTAAACCATGTTACTTACATAAAGACCTATTTTTGTAGTAGGGCATTTTCTTTGGGTCTTGCTCTACAGTTTAAGCCGATTAAAGTTAACCTTCCTGGTGTAGTAATCTTTGCCCTTGTCAGCTCAGTTTCATTGGCCTGAAGGAAGTCCGTACATTCATGTAACTATGCTTTGGCCTCTTTAAGAGAAAATGTGTTAAAACTTCAtaacatatataaatgtgtgtgtgagatagtgTTAGGAACTCTGTTGGTGTTCCACACTCCACAGAGAATCAtttgcgcattctttccacataaCACAATTGCCTATAGGCCGtctaaaacacaaatataattactgaacaaataaaataaaaataaacagaacaattaTTCCACCTGTACATGTCCGTGCACTCAGGGTCAAGGTCCTCTGTCTAGACTATCTATTAATAGTTATTTCTCTAGGATACGATAATGGTCTCCGCGAAAAGACATGCGACAAGACATCCAACAAAACAGTCCACCGTGCAAACCACCATCCGGGCACCCAGGCTCCCTTTCACCTCCCCGCCACAATTACAAGGGGAGAAAGTGATCTGAACACATTTTCCTTCCTGTCAAGGGACGCCGTCCGTGACAAGTGTGTTACATAAATATCGCCTATTACCAAACtgacattaaattaaatttaaaactttcttccacataaaataaaggagaaaataaaatctatgcaacAAGCACCTTAAACGTCTTCCCCATTGACCCCTTTGCCAACATGAAATAGTTTGaagcaatgaaagaaatttttaagaaatatagcaTTGAAAGTATGATAACATTTACATGTTACTGCGTccactaaaaaaacaaaagtttcagACTCTGTACATCATAAAACTCCTCTTCATTATTAAGCCGGGAATAATTatacaatgatgataatgatggtagcgcgtgtgtgtgtgcgcgcatgcatgTTTAAGCAGATATTTCACCGAATATTAAACACAATGAAGAAACAACTTGCCATTGAATACATTTTGGTACCCTTAatttgagaaagagaaaattgtaATTTCTGATATGATTTTCCTTCCTGAGTGTAGTTAGAGTGCCACCAACAATACTAAGCCCAAGGGAAGGTCAGACATTGATCtataaacaaaacgaaaaggTCACAGTGTACTGCAATGCTACTGGGACTCCCAAGCCTAAGTGAGTATCACCAGTCCCTGTCAGTCACTGAAAGATGAAAGTAACTCAGTTCATTCAATACATtacattatattatatacagtatatatgaATAATTTTCCATACCATGCATGATTTTCTACTTGTAGGAAAGTGAAAGGCACTGTATTTGGCATCTTCTGGAATCTTCTGAATTGCTGCACACTATGTGCATTTATCTCCATGTTTTCTTAAAGCTCACAGCTAGGCAGTTTACTCTGATTTCTAATTGCTACTAACTCAAATGACTTCTCTGGAATCTTTTGGTTAAATAATGTGGCTGATATAAACTTGGAATGCAATTCTGAGatcaacatttgaaaaagagaaattcaGGAAGAAACTTACATGTATGTTATTAATTCTTTCAATGAATGTCTGTATAGATATAAGTGGAAGTGGAATGGGGCAGAAATCAACTCTCAGTACATCAAATATAGTGAAACGGATGGACTCCTTCTCATTCCATCTCTGTCAGAGATGAAGGACTATTTGTGTGTCTCTCCACAAGCACATTTTCTAATGGAGAGAAAGCTGTGGCACTGTCTCCACTAGTAGAAATTCGAGTTGCTGGTAagtgacattttatatttaattgtgCTTACACTCTTAATTAAAGTCATCGATAAGTGTTAATcatgtaaatgttattttgaaaggTACAGTTTCTACATTAAAAGGATTTTTAAGAAAACTGAATATACAATTTCGAACTTAATGAATGTTTTACAACATTTCAGAAGTATCATAAAAACCAATGCTGGTTTTGAAAGGAATTCTTCTTCGTTCatataacacaaaaaaagataTCTAAGTACAAGCACAATATTTATCATACAtagaaaaaatgatttttttttttggactaattttctatgtatgtgtgcatatgtttatgtctgtgcACACGTGCATGTTGATgcaaaagacagagagaagggagaaagagtgtgtgttgTGCTAACCTACATGAATATTATTGGGTTGTCGGCAGCCTCCTTCAGTTGGTGCCaagtggttccgatgtcctttgcttcgctctttactgttcttttccatgtctgctttggtctcccaaactctcctcttcccctgagggttccagtgaAGTTTCACGCttagcaatggtgtcagctgctTTGCGCAGTGTGTATCCTATCCAGCACCAGTAgcggatttttgttttgtttttgtttttgtttttgtttttgtttttgtttttttgtttttgtcatggcTAGTGACATTCTCATTCTGTTTCAGTCTCTTTTTCGATTCAATCTTTGCCCTTGTCTCTGGAGTCATCTATTCCTTGTCTTctctagaacatctgtacatgtTATCTTCAAATTGCTCTTGAGCGTTGCCTAGTGTTCTTctactgattcttctgtcagtcctgtaagggcctcatacttattcttgacttcacagttataCATTTCCCTTGTCTTCTTGCTCTTGAAGTATTGAGTATTAAatttgtggtgtggtctgcctgctggatcaatgaaggactttAGCTtatcttgaagactgccactaggagctgatagtctgaagcaacatctgtaCCTCTTCCCACTCGGACATCTTGGAGACTTCTTCTGATGATATGATAGAATTTCCTTCCTTCCCAGACAGCTTATGAGTTGTGAGTGTGCTAACATTGTGCTATTTTATTCACAGGTGTGGGCGACTTTATAAAAAGACCTACAGAACATTACAATGTGAAAGAGGGAATGTACATAAAGCTTCCTTGCGACAAAGAGCTTCCAGCTTACTATGGTGCAACTACCTTTCGATGGTACAAAACATACGATCAGATAAATACTGAAATCTTAATGGATGCACGGAAATTCATCGACCAGGAAGGTGATGACCTCTATAAATTTACTTATGAACACCTTGATCATGTGAAAACAGAATAGGTTATTTTAGATAAATATGAACATGCCTCTCTCTTGACATGATTACCACCAGCACCACACCAAACACTTAAATTCAAAAAGAGCAAgtctaaaagataaaaattatttgaagaaaaataccCATGAAAATCTGTAATAGAATTCATTGACTTGAATGTGTTATATAGCAGCCTGAAGgcaaaacatgaaaattatttcaagaaCCATGGGAAATCTGTATTCACAGGAACGTGCTGATATTTTCAGGTTCGCTACACTTTTCTTATGCACAGACTGATGATCTGTCTAAACTTGATGAGAAATACAAGTGCGCCTTGTCTAATGTTGATGATTCGGTAATCAAACTAGGAAATGAGAACAGCCTTGGCAGCTCAAGTAAGTCAGGGTTTTTGGTGGTTTATGTACTTGGATCTTGATTTAGCCTGTTAATGTCCAGTCTGGATTTGCATCAAGTCTCTTAAATATTAACGCCTCACAGTAACTTGAAATGTCACCCAAATCTTTTCCTGAAGAAGTGCTTGCAGAGAAAGGTTTTGAAACAgactgttaaataaaatattttattctgtcatGAAGTGAGTCTTCTTTGATAAAATAGCTGAATGTCTTTCAGTTCCAGATTCCTCCCCGAAAGTTCAATACACTACGAGTGGGAAACTTCTCACTGTTGAAGTTGGTAAAAATGCCACACTTGAGTGTGTTTTCAGTGGATAGTAAGTATTTGGCTTTTAACTGTGAAGttttgtctgtatttttcaAGTGTACATACCACTCTACTGTATCTGCTATGTGTAATTTCCACCATCCAATTTGCTGTCTTCTAGTTTTCATCCATCTGgctgtatttttctgtgctaAAGTGAAACAATTTCACTTTTTAGTGAAGCAGGTGGCAGCAATAACAAGACGGTGCCTGTCATCACTTGGCTTGATCAGCACCAACAGCCCATTGGAGATGGAGGTCGTTACCAGATTACCCATGAAGGCCGTTCTCTTATTATCATGAATGTCACAGAAGAAGACGAGAAAACTTACCATTGCCAAGGGACAAATTCACTGGGCTCTGCCATAGGGACTTTGACACTAAATGTCACATGTGAGTGAAGAGTATGAGAAAAATCCATGTTTATGCAGATCATAGGTAGCTGAATAGTGTTGAACAGTTAGTTAGGAATGTAGAAAATGCTACACAATATTACCCATACACTAAATTTAGAAAGGTCTGCTATCATtatcttaaagaaataaaaacaaaaacaatggtAACAGAGACAACAATTAAGTACATTACTTTCATGTAGTGATTGATAACAACTCTAGGTTATTTTGAAATATAGTATTTTTAATTCAATCGATTAGAGTTTAAAATTCATGATGGATTAAGACACTATTGCTTTATTTGAAGTGCAAAACCAATGTTTTGACATTATGAACTGATTATATGTGAGCATCTTGAAGTGTATAAATGCACAATAAGAATTTTGAGCactaaaagatatttttacaaaGAAGAAGGTCAGTGGTCCTCCTAGTTCTTGAATACCAAGAAATCCATCAAAAGGTTTAAAAAGTTCAAGATAACTTTGATTATTTCAAGGACAGAGGAATCTGGAGAAACTGGTTTGAACAAGATTATCTCAGCCCCGTAGATAGAAAAACACTTCCCCAGCCAGATTCTCTTAATCAGTTATGTCAGGTTCTATGGCAGTTTGAGAACTTTAAATGTGAGCATGCATGGTAAAAACTTTTAAGTAAATGTTTTCCACGTGGATTACACACTTAAATTATGCAAGGTAATTTTGCAACAGCTGaatgatatatctatatagtcATGGCCTGTTGAAAGCatgaggtggggggagggggttgcttgtttgtatatatatgtatgtgtgtgcaaatCTACTCATACAAGTGCATCTAAAGCTGTGcgaatataaaatattatgtacatgTGAATGTAAAAGTTGAGCATAAATTGATTCTGTTCCTTGAATTGTCAGCCCGTCCCATTTGGGTGCAACGTGTCCCTTCTGTAACATTAACAGAAGGGAAAGATGCAGTGCTCACATGTGTCACTAGGTCTGCATCCAATGAAGATAAGCCTAATGCTCCCATTTGGTTCAGAAATGGAGACTCAATGACTTCAACTTATGGTAAGCCATTTGTTAGTTATTCACAGCATCATATTCTATTACCACCATCATTTTTCAGGGAAATGTAAGGAGGAAATGTACctgactaaaaataaataacctttAAGTTTATGATTAGCCTGCAGATATAGAAATGAATGTAGGAATTAagttttcacacacatttttgcattcatttattttccttatttttcccaGATCCAAGTAAATACGTGTTGAATCCTGACAAAACTATTTTGACGATAAAGCATGTGAAAAAAGACCGAGATATTGCATGCTACCAGTGCAAGGTGGCTAACAGTGTTGGCATGGTTCAAGATGATGGCTGTGTCAATGTTGTTGGTGAGTTCATTCTGCTCAAGTTTCtatatcttttgcttttttagcTTTACTGTTTCCAAGTTTTAGattacagtggtacctcgacatacgagtgccctaacatacgagtgttttgaaatacgagccgccgagcgagcgatattttgcttcgagatgagagcaagatttgagatacgaggaatcgcgcACTACACCagcatgcggggcggatgttggtgtcgtgtgcagcgtctaacattCTCCCACcacagactagacctcagtctgtgtgctggtttccctcgttttcgaagcatttttgataagttgggttctcgttttttgctttttgtacatttgcaaaacatttatttttataaccatatgggtccgaagaagaagatgatgtctattgaattaaagcgtgaaatcatagaaaaacatgagcaaggtgtgcgagtaattgacttggcgaggatgtacgggtgtagcacatcaatgatatgttctgagcttaaacagaaggagttgataaaggTCGTGCATCGGAATTGTTCAACGAAACTTGCCTCACTCATTTCCGCAATATcctgaaagggaggaagaaacaaacctccttggacagtttttttaaacgatCTGCAAGTGAAAATGAGCAAAGTGTGACGAAAAAAGCGAAAACCAGTGACGAAAATTAAGCGctttttcctttattatgtttttatagaatatgtatttgttatttataaataaatgtttcttcttataaagaaatttttcttatCCAacaacacttaacaaaaacaactgaggtggtgttttgggagctggaacggattaatggcatttcaattaatttcaattgggaaaattgttttgatataCGAGCAGTTTGACATACGaacaaggttacggaacgaattaaactcgtatgtcgaggtaccactgtacattctttttttctgttgttccAGCGAGGATTTCTCAGCAGTATGCGTTCTTTGGTCTTctgtctctttttgttttgtgtttataatcTTCCTTCATTTAATAGTTCTaggaacaggaaaacatagGAAATGCTTATCACATGGaacataaaaagtattttgtttaaatgttaccATAAACTGTAGTTAATTGTTTCAAAATCACCATAGTAAAATGGTGTTCACATCAAGAACTTACACAAATTTTAGTACAATAACATAGACCTGGAGAGATACTttataatagtaatattaatTTGTAAGCATTAAAGCTGGTAGACCTCTTAACCATATTGTTTTGATCTTTCAGTTCCCATTAGCATTGGTTTTAAGCCAGATGAGATACAACGGGTCAAGAAAGAAGATGTGGTGGATCTGACTGTTGTGGCTACCACTGACCCTCTATATGAGAGTGAGATGCGCTACTACTGGATCTTCAAAAACGTTTTATACGAAGGTTCCAATGCCCCACCTAATGTAACCTATGATGCAGTCAGCAAGAGGGCCTACATCAACACCTCAGTCCTGACTGATGAAGAATTAACAAAAATTGAGGGCATCTACCGCAGAGTTATTACCACACCTGTTGAAACCAAACATGTTGATGTGGAAGTGGTATTAGAAGTTATAGAAACAAAACCAGGTAATGATATAATTTATGTCTAAAATTGCTACCATGATTGagctaaataaatatttttttattgatgaatgGTTTTATCCATCACTACTACCATATACAGCTTTGTATTTGCAGTGGTAAACGAAGCAGGATTTGATTTTTGGCTGATTATACTTGCTGTTGGCATCTTCATAATTGTGATCATTCTGATTGTCACCATCTACATATGCCGTCGCAAGCAGCAGGAAAGAACTTACCCAGGTACGTAagcattgtaaatatttttccagATAATGCACTACAGGTTGTCTTCTTGCAGACCATGCTCTCTTTGTCATGGGTTTCAAGTCCCATAACAGGcattaatatttctgtaagTTTGGTGAGTAACACTTGTCATGTAAGATTAGGCAGTGCAGATAAACAATGCAGACTACAAGAAAAGACACACCCAAATCTTCATTTACATTTCATCCCTGAAATCTGATTCAAGAACATACCCAGCCTACAAGAAGGCAAGATGACACGCGATCGTGTCGCACCCCTCCCCCATCTGTTCACCCCTACCCCGCCCCgccgcccccccccctcccGAGTGTAGCTGCGACAGGTCAAGGTACGGGGTCAGGGTTCAGTCTTCGCTTTGACCTGCGCGCGGACTTCTCGTACTGTACCTCCATCTCCAAGTGAAACGCCGCCGATCTTTGAAGTAAGTCTAAAAAGTTGAGTGAAAAATGCCATTAAACAATTTACTTTAtcacagtggatagtcatgaataatatgaataatttatgatcgtATAGAgctattgtagtgctttttgtgaaatgtttaacttgtacccggcaggtctgATGCTCTCGCACATAGCACTGCCGCTTTGATTAGAGTCTTAATTAAATTgttgatttgagtcacttactGCCATTATTTTCCCTGAAGTGCCCAAGGGTTTATTTAGGAgtctgggtctggtttgtagctatatatTCATCATGCGACTATTGATCAcccatcagtggagtagggttcagcattatatcttaaaaatacccaatccagtgaattaatttttttttcgcatttgtattgtagtttTTTACATGTTGGAAACaactacatattttttttaacaggttcagccCCTCTggtgcacggagaattttaaaacggctgttttcttcagagttggctcaaAAATGCAATTTCAGTGGAATCAAAGGGAAacaagtttccagtcacttcagctgaaaAGTATACTAGTAGGTGTATAGTTTTtcttggttttgatttctttgaggtgtacgtcagtctgtacttaaaaggacaaagtttccaaacaatttttaaaaaaatagtgaatctaagttttattttctctacatttacaaatttatcaaatcaaaatcaaaatcaaaacagactttattgtctgcccaggagacccaggacagaaatttgtctttgctcacatacccatacagacatttaacacacagttaggagtaaaagtgaggagtaaaatagtgttgattgcaccagtccatcaaagcagtgtatgtttatcctaacaacaaaccttgggtgaccaagggcctaaaagcactgcttaacaaaaagaaacatttgttcatcacgggcagaagcccacgacagaagattagtacatagagaggaccatgatgctatccgttgggtgggcagaggctctacgagcatactagttagtccgctttcagtagtttgccggtggaccaacgagtgtcgacgagattgaaacaga
This window of the Pomacea canaliculata isolate SZHN2017 linkage group LG4, ASM307304v1, whole genome shotgun sequence genome carries:
- the LOC112561089 gene encoding neurofascin-like; translated protein: MYIKLPCDKELPAYYGATTFRWYKTYDQINTEILMDARKFIDQEGSLHFSYAQTDDLSKLDEKYKCALSNVDDSVIKLGNENSLGSSIPDSSPKVQYTTSGKLLTVEVGKNATLECVFSGYEAGGSNNKTVPVITWLDQHQQPIGDGGRYQITHEGRSLIIMNVTEEDEKTYHCQGTNSLGSAIGTLTLNVTSRPIWVQRVPSVTLTEGKDAVLTCVTRSASNEDKPNAPIWFRNGDSMTSTYDPSKYVLNPDKTILTIKHVKKDRDIACYQCKVANSVGMVQDDGCVNVVVPISIGFKPDEIQRVKKEDVVDLTVVATTDPLYESEMRYYWIFKNVLYEGSNAPPNVTYDAVSKRAYINTSVLTDEELTKIEGIYRRVITTPVETKHVDVEVVLEVIETKPVVNEAGFDFWLIILAVGIFIIVIILIVTIYICRRKQQERTYPGSAPLVHGEF